Part of the Engraulis encrasicolus isolate BLACKSEA-1 unplaced genomic scaffold, IST_EnEncr_1.0 scaffold_633_np1212, whole genome shotgun sequence genome, tctgcctatctgcgtggtcgctggtggcgcacgacaagatagaaaaatcctcgtgtgcacgacgtggcgacacgcgccgaattttgagcttacgacggggggcgtgtcgaaattttaggtcacgtgatggcgcgcgccatcgtcgtgagtgaagtatgaaggagactagcaccactcacgactagtatgaatcccccttaaggcgCTCTTGTAAGAATTCTGGCTTGTCCTTATCCATGGCCATGAGCTTGCCCAAGCTGCTCACTCGGTCCATCAGATACTTGTTGGACACTTCGGTATAGGTGCCTGAGATCATGTGGACCAGACTGGCGATGTTGGAGGCTTGAAAGGCCTGGTTGTACAGTAGGTCTTTGGCGAAAAGCTTGCTGTTGTAAGAGAGTTTCTTTGTGTCGTCGGCGGTGGTCACAAAGTTGTGCAGGGTCTTGCTGAGGCTGGTTTTGATTATGTTGGACACCATCTGGAAGAAACGCACCATCTTCTCCCATTGCTCTTTGACTCTGCCCATGGCATCGAGACCTTTGACCagcatcttgattttggtttgaAAGTCGATTTCTTTCAGTTCACAGTTCTGCAATTCACAAAGGATCTCGGTCAGCACCTTCCGATTGTTTTCCATGTTCTCCACACACTTGTCATATGCCTCTCGCGTGTGCTTGAGTTGCTCTTGGCTCTGCTCAATGCGGAATCGAGCATTGTCTGACGCTCTCTTGCTCGCCGACTTCCCAGAGCTGCCGCTTTCTGCTTTGGCCGCATTTGGTGGCGTGGACTCAAGAGCTGGAGAACCTAAGGTGTTTTTACTAGCACTGTCAAACGCCATTGCaccattgttcagctcttcaatttTCTTAATCAGATCTTTCGTTTTCTTCTCATCCCACTCCTTATCGGGTGTGTATGTTGCAAATTCAACACAGATGTCGATGGCTTTTTTGCACAGTGACAGAGCGTTTCTCCTTGGCTTGCACTCAGACTGATTCTTCAGGTCTCCTGAAATCCGTTCAAACTGAATTTGAGTAAATGATGTCTTGACACGTTTCTCACGCTGGTCATAGAGGTGCTTCCAGTCTATTTGCCCATCATTGACAAACGCTTTGACAGCTTGTGCGTACTTGAGTATTTCTCCAGACTTGCTGAAGATGTTCATCAGTGTGATGTCATCTGCACCCTCACTTTCAGCGCTCCCAGATTTTGAAAGGACCGATGACAGGGCACCGGCTGCCTTTGCAGGAGCCGTAACAATTGCTGTCACTCCATTCAAAAGTCCTGTGAAAGTTGATGTGAGTCCCTCCACTAGGTCCATGCCGATCATCTCCCAGCCAGATGGCATTGAATTCATTGCCGTCTTGTATTGCTCTTGTGCATCTGACACCTGCTTAGACATGGCTTCCATCGCTTGCTGGGACCGTTTGTTCAGCTCCTGGGCAGTCTTCTCCCTCAGTTTGGTTTCTTGCAATTTCCTTTTAACATTTTCCAGTTCTTCACCATACATGTGTTGAGCGTTGACACAAGCCTCCAACAACTCCTGGATCAAATTAATCACGTAGGAGTATTTCTTTTCAACACCATCCGCTAGCGTCACACACTCATCTGCAATGGTGCGAATGTTTTCCAGTTGGTTAGGCAGGAGTTTCTCGATCACGTCATCGGGGGCATTGAAGAGGATCTTCACTGCTGCCTTCATGTAATCAGGAACAGAGGCTGTGTGAATGCGGATCTGATCCATGTTCTTGTGGGCCTCGTTGAAAGCCTGCCAGCCAGAGTTACATACCTGCATAAGACAGGCCCTGAAGGAATCTGGGTACTTAATGTACGTGAAGCGCATTGGTGCGTCTTTTACATTGACGGAGAAGTCGCTGTGGACATCAGAGGAGATGAAGACGAGCTCACCCATGATGGCGATAGAGATAGGAGCTGGGGTCAAGTACTCCTCCCAGTTTGCATTTGGCTGCATAAGCATTTTAGTGGTCTCTCGCATCTCAGAGGCTGTCGTGAGGCTCTGTGTGGTCTTGGCAATTTGGGAGTCCATTTTGTTTTCTGCAGTCTGATGAAGAAGAAAAAGTGACATTGCAATGCTAGTAAGTGTGTAAAAACATACAGCAAGTATCTGTAATTCATCTGCCTTGTGTGCACAAATACACTGCATCACTGCATTTTGATAATGTTTAGGGCAATATGAAATCAgttaataaaaaagaaagacgacCCAAAATAGGGCTATGTGTTAgtagtagtgtgtgagtgtgcgtgtgtatggttcAAACCAGTGATTTGTACATGTTTGATGAGCTCAAAGCCACATGTTAATGTGGCTCTtgaaggtggctaaagagggatgTTCCCTTATTTGCAATGATACTAAGTTTGGTAATTAAATTGACaaacaaactatgattcaagcaaaagggagtttttcctcacccctgatgccaccaggggccgcatctgagcgcccattttctgtgtgactatctatgacttatgctagacccagccactatggaccttacgcatctaagaatcctggtcctaacctacgtttaccttatgactctacaatctctttctatctcttcttcctctgccttcctgccatctctgcctctcctctcttcctctccttttaaatccatctctaacaattatgtttttattttctcacttgttaagcactttgagttgcatcccttgtatgatacagcgctatacaaatacaattattattattattattattattattattattattattattattatactgccTCTATTGTGTTGGCTAAAAGAGGTTTTCCTAAAGGGAACCTCCACATCTTTGTCAACCACTGCTCGAGTAGCCCGTGTCTGACAATATTTTGAAGCCAATtgaagccaatttggattggagccaattttggtcccctagttAGGGGAaagtctttctctgcatttatcccatttggactagtgaatcacattgaagtacacacactagtccgtagcagtgggctgcctgcagagcagcgcccggggagcaatgtggggattaggtgccttgctcaagggcacttcagccgtgattcggtcgggcactgaaccgggaacccttgggttgccaacccagtgctctaaccagtaagccacgactgcccccaaatCCAGTGAACAGAGTGGCGCCAGGCCATGCAGAGTTTTATAGAATAAGCAACTGTTGGAGAATTTGCAGTAATTGTCAAAACTCAGTAGATTGTATTCATCTAATATGTTACAATGGTGAtatgagagggtttttttttttttaaagaactttgagtacttttttaaataaaatctccAATGGCCATAATCACTCACACTCGACTAAAATTATGGAttaacaaatactgtatatgttcTCCAATCAAGCAATGATCTAACTCTTGTACTGTAAACGCATTTATTCTACACTCTGATCCAGAGTTCTATGCAAGTTAGATTACAGTTTACAACATGTATATAATTTACCCTGGTGTGAATTCGAGAGCCCACCACAGTTGAACAGTTGACAGTTGTGAAACTAAATACTTGCATTCACGATATTATGAATGGAGCCTATTTTATCAAGAGTGAACTACTACCACGATTTACATACTGTCACCACATAAACCATTGATATCAGAGCCTAGAATGTTTATCTGTCTGACCTGGCAACTGTAACTCAAGTAGGGACTTAGCCAAAGACGAATTGAGACTGAAACTTTGTACCCAGTGTAGCTCCGATTTGTTACACCTCTCATCATCGTTCTGGCTTATTACAAGGCTAACATACAGCAATGTAACCTCCAAAGAATAGGATACACTGGAAAAAATATCATGTGCATATTTTGGTTAATTTCTTGTGTAGCCATGTCTGCTGATGTAGGCTAATAAAATTCTGAGCATTATGTTAGTATCTCCTGTATATACCTTTCACCTGATTTCCTCTGCTCCAACATTAAGTCTGACCTTGCAATCCATAaactgcaaattgaatttgcaTTTACCAAACTGTAGGTTTACCGGTTCACATTAGCCTACTACGATAGCAtggtataatggaaagcacaacaCAGACATATAAGGCTATGGTCTAGTAGGCctagttaaataaataaatacatcgaTGCATAGTGAAATCTTCCTTCTAACATTATCAAGTCAAGAAAATTGAGAGGTTTACTTTTTAAAgattctgcaggtgtgtgtgtgtgtgtgtgtgtgtgtgtgtgtgtgtgtgtgtgtgtgtgtgtgtgtgtgtgtgtgtgtgtgtgtgtgtgtgtgtgtgtgtgtgtgtgtgtgtgtgtgtgcaatctatTCAAGCTGCAGTTGACTCGTGAAAGTAGTTTGCTTTCTACATTCCTCAACTGAATTCAATGAACAATATGACAACAAAGTATGGAGATGATAGATGAAGACATGAACTGAACCTTACCCGGGAATAGAGGCTGTTTCTTCTCAGATGAAGTCACAGGAGACAGATGTGGAGCCTGAAGTCAGAGAAGTGCACTCTGCAGTTCAGAAGCAGACAAGGAGTGcattttaatatgcaaccttgtctcctccacttgcgcttgtctcctcgtcccgcctcctggcccctcctccgtggagaaaacgatagtttcccagctgtcagcctagccacaacaacttttgagggactgtttttcattcaccatcccaattgcaaatgagaaaaagactctacaattgagcttttgcaagatattgaaatataatgctgttgtcagtgatgtcatcatgacaagaagcaagtggaggaggcaagtggaggaggcaaggtcgcatattgcaacgcactctaggTGGGTGTGATCTTGTCAGCAAAAGTGTGATCTGGGAAAACCAAttacaatgcagagatttgttttgaatcaaagcgggcggggttttgagggagtgacgacgaagcttgcaacaccgttgggaaagcacatcaacggcaaagatcgctgattggtcagagcgccggcacggtttgaaaaaacaacaggttgttctcatcagcaatcgtccgaggtatcgttcatcggggccagactaaattactccggtctcacatttaggctggtttatcaggctaacaaatTTCGTTTTGCTTCAAATCTGAGTTTTGAAAGCAGTTCACATGAGCTGTTAATGCAATGTGTCCCGAAAGGTCTTGTAAAAATTGAGACGTATAAAGttgaagtaaaagtacttttttgGATGCAATTACCAaaatagtagtaggcctatggtaTTATATGGTTGCAATTATGTAATATACCACTAGCATCGTTTACATCTGTAACAGTTCTACTTCtaatttattatatccccgaaacgcggagctgCCCGtgttaggtctttcgtgttaatgcgatatttttttatttgtcccagatttggtgtgttaatgctcatgaactgatttgatttTTAAGGCCAAGTCTTTCAAGATGCCTAAATTCATGATGGCCGATTTTTTTGTTCTACACATAACctctgaccagttggatggataTGTTCCAAATTCcgtgttaaaggaacagttcaccctttttttattttcacatatttgcagtatttcccagcattattaaTTAtgaattcatgaatgtgcatataattttcgtctatgacTTTCCattgtttaacagtatagccaaattaagtgtaGAAATGCAAGTCTATagtggcaaacaaaacatcatcagatGTACTTATAGAGTACTTTAAAATTTaagtaaaattcaccagagtgcataacagctatttaatcctgtcctgtgatcatttgtagCGTGATGCTAtccctccattcacttccagtgattatgctaagctgtgctaataattctgagccaataaatctaagtagcctactgaaaaaactgagaagaaaatgatatgcacattcatgaacaatgcttggaaatactgcaaatatgtgaaaatcaaaaaagggtggactgttcctttaatgttctagggtagattcatgaactgattagattttggaggccaacactttcaagatggtggaattttcatttggcccataacttctgactgagtGGATCGATTtgcctggtaacactttattttaatggttcaccaccatttcagtggatctaccacatcaggtacagtgtaatccagtgtaacaatatttaataccatgcaatactagtttaatactagtgtaacaatatgtaataccagttacacacaaatacatgctgtaagtagaaaattggtacatggtattacactggtaagCACCtcactgatctatgtatagatattaataTATATTTCTGTTATATTTTGTATGTAATATGCTATATAAGTTTATAAAAAGGTAGACGGGAGTGGTAGAAATgatggggactggaagcgtttcagggatatacctttagcagtcaGAGGCGACTGCATGGGCCTAGTTCAcctaataggctactgtaggtgcTCATTATCAAAATACTGTTCACAATTTTTGCCTCTTTTCCTTGATGTGTGTCTCCATCGTGATTTTCAAGTGTTCATGCTTATCTTTTAAATGTAATGTTTTTCATGATAATCTAATGCTGAATTATACTAGACAGGGTTCGGAAGGATATCCTTAAAAAGAAAACCAATATCCACTTGTTGTGACCAAATGACTTCTGATCGAGTTTCAATATGACACCTTAGAGAAGCACACAGAAAAAGGAGATGTGAGGCTTACTCCAACTTCCACTTTGATGAATAGCAAGTGGTGGGACATAGGGTGATTTCTGCCTTATGTTCCCCCTGTGTTGTGAGGTTATgagtttagggaaagttttgtttgacttttgttctgttttggtcAGCATCTTTGAAGAAGCAAACGCCTTGTCAAGGTGTTTCAATTGTCTGCATTAATATCACTAACATCCTGTCTTTATGTCCACAGAAATTATGTTttcaaaacaaagtagcctacatgCTTCATCATGTAGAGTACAGTTGAAACCAGATGTTTACATACACTGTAATGTATGttacactgtaaaccccaacatgttccacaaaCTCAAacattttgtggaaacttattcccattaaagttttagttttgtgaccaaatgttttatgtaaataccGTATTTTCCCGAAtataagatgtgtttttttgttatcaaaatagtactctaaaaagagaggttgtcttatttccgcgcgctagactaaatagtgtcttttttttacttacctgaatgcggccattatgcttcacaacaatgccacaaaactgaATAATGGATAGGTGAAGAGAtcgttttgtccatatcaaatttgcagatgatcGTTTCGTGATGACTGTTGCAGCGCAcatctatcaactgtcaatgtcaacgcgatgtggccgacagtgcaaggggaaaaacacaacagtcaatcgcggttcgttgctctgcttttatttgtgttcgattttacagtctcatcaggaaagctttggttgttctctctggtcactcgacaacaccacttgaaactaaagaaatgaagggtgatttgacgaacaacctgtaggctaagttgcTGTGTGCGCAACAGAGCGGCGccttttgacaagcggtgcctatttgacgatatgcctcacaacgatgcaacaacacagaataatggttagggcaagagattgtcccGTTCATATAAAATccctaagagttttacccttggtacgaaatgaataccaATCAGACTTCTAATGTCAATgtggtttcaaatgcaatgcgtctatctgcttttggtcacgttcggtttctacagtccaacggaaaaatttggatgcataaaatgaacggcgatttggcgagacggctgctggttagatattgctgaacaaagcattttgcgaaatctgtgcattgcacaacaggtagcctatctctactggttgcctggctgaCGCAGACTAAAGGCGGATTCATGGTTAACacaactggcgctaacctcattcatacctccatggcgacgatggcgtgcgctcaaaatgacgtcacacgcctcTCCGCAAGCTGCCGTGGcacgaggtcgtgcaccccagattttttgtaacttgttgtgcgccaccagcgaccatgcatgtAGGCAGACTTTGTCagagcaggagttgcgaagagatatgggtacagctactgtactaggcctacagaatggaccctgcatcattttgagaaaaataaaatgtcTTAGAGAGCTATTTTAtattctcccttaaatgttgttcagtgaaacaattgtttacttttttCAGAAGCACGTAGTGTTTGaggatctatttataaattctgcagccagaacaattctctcacatggtcttgtaatgatctggcaatgtaggctacaacaaaaatctatgtttcattgtggtaagtcataagcaaagaaactcaacagaagaacaatctctcaggggaaaatgcattggccacggtgtagtacgggggcgttgcctgaggacacgagtggatggaaaattaactcccttgcgcatggtcattggtcagtgggtgcgatggatacactGTCCGTGCTCccttgctcatggtcagtgggggcgacaacatgatggataatttgtggccaaatgaaCGGCAGCTGTTGGGCAGCAGTAATTgcagggggtaattaaggacagctgacaaacattcacgctgtcctatgacctgttccacactccgaccctcgcggaagtggcattgcatgcttccctgatgcttccaatactgaccatagaagaagaataacatttccgtactcccctcgccatcatttcgtactacgctgttatgacgtgagtaagccctcttgtctcaagcctctttggtcataagtcagacgttcagtagccctacagaagcagtgtttggctttctatttttatacatctgtagaacgcccgctgcgagttgcgatagattctgccgtttctctcatgaacagcagagggcacacttccgaaaatgcaagcaaaagcctgtaaatggcgcttttgactatgaatggtctgccacattttaatggttcttgcGCCAAATTGTGCACGTTAAGTATGCGGAGCCCTTACTactctgagtgtaggctactgtatgtcgcatcgcacttagaacaggcgggcccaggcggctgtagcctattggcgcttgataggtaaagtgagcaaagaaaggaaaagggtatgagtagccatctgtagtcttttatcatgaaaaattcatgaaaattatattgtgaaatctgttttatgtaaaaagcctcagattttaaaacatttaaaactgcattttgaaagaagtttccaatAGGAAACAAAATTAACAAAATGTTTTttcccaaaacatgagcctgaaaatggggagTTGTCTTGttttcaggatcgtcttatattcgggctaatacggccctacatacattcatgcatgtgaaggacacaaaatctgtaagaaaatgatcaaaaactttgaaatgatcgaaaagattgaaaacattaattccataattagatttttagttttttgcAGCCCAAGTcaaagtatgtactccaaactctaaaatgcacagaaacaatggtttacacaaaagatttgtgttgaaaactaaaacgtttacttaagtcttacataaaatcagacatattatgtgaaaacaaatgttatgagaaaaaaataaatcttgaatTTAGTAGCTGCTATTCAAAAATctctccattgacataaatattttgaGAATAATGCAAAAATCGATGCAATTACTACTTAGGTGTCACGGGGGTGACTTTGGGTGAGGACTTTGTCAATTAGAATGGGGAAGTAAACATTGGGAAAACACGATTATGGGGTCAATTCAAGTAAACGGCTACAGGTGGGAATAGGAAATGGGTGTGGTAGGTGATTGGTGACTTTGGGTTGGGGGAGTGTTTATATGCGGAGACGCGAAGTTGGACGGGAgcgcggagggagagggagagcagccaCGAGAGAAGAGGGGGGCCTCGGAGGAGAGATGCGGCCGTGCCAGAGGGACAGGTGTAGAGGTGGAGAGAACGTTCAACTCCGGTAGCCGGAGAAGAGGACCAGGCCGGAAGAAGACACTGGTGATCCTATGGATCTGCGTGCAGACGGCTCAGCAGCTCGACGGAGGGAGCGCGACTGGCATTGTGCCTGGTGTGAAAGTCCGCGACCAGAGCTAGAGTGGAAGTGCTGCTTCGGAGGACGACCGGGGGGTTAGGACGCTCCCCCCGTCCAAAAGTTAAGTGTCTGCCTGGTACCCCGCACTACGTTAGAAACTCACCTCCTGTCCGTGCGCGCCATcgccgcattctctctctcttgctctcgcccctccctctctctctctctctccaaacccagcagttgtacttggactcacgtTTAATatcgctggcctacccaggtgaatcgcagcacacattgtttgcagtgagctgtgccgtgtgcgagtgctgtgtaacttcacccctaatgtttaacctagactagcgattgcagtgttgtaaatcacgtatggaataagtgcagcgattacctgcgtagcctacttaattatggaagtgagtgtcatttggactgcctatggaaacaagcctactgtcaccaagctcttcctgtctccccagcctcgcaatggatggacacctggc contains:
- the LOC134444620 gene encoding uncharacterized protein LOC134444620, whose translation is MDSQIAKTTQSLTTASEMRETTKMLMQPNANWEEYLTPAPISIAIMGELVFISSDVHSDFSVNVKDAPMRFTYIKYPDSFRACLMQVCNSGWQAFNEAHKNMDQIRIHTASVPDYMKAAVKILFNAPDDVIEKLLPNQLENIRTIADECVTLADGVEKKYSYVINLIQELLEACVNAQHMYGEELENVKRKLQETKLREKTAQELNKRSQQAMEAMSKQVSDAQEQYKTAMNSMPSGWEMIGMDLVEGLTSTFTGLLNGVTAIVTAPAKAAGALSSVLSKSGSAESEGADDITLMNIFSKSGEILKYAQAVKAFVNDGQIDWKHLYDQREKRVKTSFTQIQFERISGDLKNQSECKPRRNALSLCKKAIDICVEFATYTPDKEWDEKKTKDLIKKIEELNNGAMAFDSASKNTLGSPALESTPPNAAKAESGSSGKSASKRASDNARFRIEQSQEQLKHTREAYDKCVENMENNRKVLTEILCELQNCELKEIDFQTKIKMLVKGLDAMGRVKEQWEKMVRFFQMVSNIIKTSLSKTLHNFVTTADDTKKLSYNSKLFAKDLLYNQAFQASNIASLVHMISGTYTEVSNKYLMDRVSSLGKLMAMDKDKPEFLQERLKLQESCREAQEGILQLVLKNKKEFERKTDARMVRIEGELKAILPAASPEETEKIKEIVQAGFSNEEDYY